Within Citrus sinensis cultivar Valencia sweet orange chromosome 1, DVS_A1.0, whole genome shotgun sequence, the genomic segment AAATGAGTACAGAAAAAGCAGTAAAGGTAAGCACCTTGATTTGGATTCCCAGCTTTGTTGAGTTCGATTTTCTGACTTGCTACTTCCAATCCACTGCATTCTGACCTGATTCCAGAGAATAAGACCTGCAATTAATGTTATATCAGCATCAGCATCTCTAAATTTGATCTAACAAATCTAATATCACGATCAAGAAAGCAGCCAAACTATTGTGACTAAAACATCTTGAGCCAGTGTCAAATAAGTAGAGCCATAAATTCAGTATCCAAACAACTATAAAACACTTTAACCCCAGGTACACAATATCACAGAAGATACACAAGACAAGCCATATTTTGCTAGCAATTTATCAGAAtagtaaagataaaataaaaataaaacttgccATGATTGACAAAATCAGAATTGCTACTGGTGCCACTACAGTGATTGAGGGTCTGGTTTGATGTACTGATGGATGAAATACTTCTCTGAGATTGAACTGCGCTGTTTTCCAGATCACATGTGCTTGTGCTCCAAAAATCATCAGATATGCTAGGTTTTTTCACTGCCCGCCCTTGAATTCGCAATCCCTTTGTCGGCTCATCCACAGCAATGATTGGTGTGGACTTAGTGCAGCACCCAAAACAACCACTGCGCTGTTACAATCGGATTAAACCATATACCCAGATACAGTAGGTACTCTACTAGCAGCAAATCTATTCAACCGTGGCGGATGgtattaaacttaaaattctGAGACCATATTGGACAACATTGCATGATACAAACAcattaaaaatcatttgaaaAGGGATCAACAACAGCAAGACCACAACCTTGTCTAGGTTCAAGAAACTGGATGAACTAGATGACAACAAGAACCAGCACCCATCGAACTAACAGAAAATTTAGCAGCCAGCTACTTGCTAAGAGTTCAAGAGCAAGTGTTCAAAACGACTCCCACACATCAAGAAactgaaaaatgaagaaaaatcagTATCGAAACCGAATGAAGTAAAGGATTAGCTCAACTTCTAATAAGTAGCTCGCTCaaaacaaagaataaaaagagtaaCTTGTTAGCCACTTCatcaaattaagttaaaaattatcaattcattaaatgcttaaaaaattgaatcatcCTTCTATAAATAGTAAGATAAATTAAGAAACCAAAATAAAGTCAAACTTGTAATTGTAAATACACAGCACACGAGTCAACGCAACCTTTCAGTAGAATTAATACCGGAAACTATTCAAATACCAAAGCAGCAGATTCACACCGTCTCCATCAAAATCAAGCgaaaataaacaattgattgaagaaaaaaataaataggaatCCGATTACTTACCCCATGCAAGCGAGAAAGTGATCGATCCAAGTGTAAGGAGTCACCATATAACAACTCTTGCGTGGAAACTAAGAACAAATctctgaaattgaaatacaattataataataataataataattctgtAGGGGTGCGGGATTAATAAGACTTTGTCTTGTCTGTGTAGACTCTGTTTCGTTTTATCCTCAAACTTAAAACAgcccttttatttatttatttatttatttgtttgtttatttatttgaattattgttGTCGCTATTGCTGTTGCGGTTCTTTCTTCCACTTGCGACATTCCTGCTGCCAATTTGATGGTTTAAAAAACCCGTGGTGAAGCGATTGGTCGATGAATTGTGTGCGGTAGCTTGCTTAACTTGCagtaaagtaattaattaaaataacttccAAATCCTAAACTACCGACAGAATCACTGATATTATATGTTATTGAATTTGACGACGAGGATTATCCAACGTGTATAACAAATagacatttattatttattattcttttctcCTCAGTAAAAGTCCAGTCCAGCATACTATTTTGGGTTTTGAAAATCAAGTTCTGCTGCACCTCGTGGACTCACAATGGGCTTCGGAACCAGCCCAGTAGCAAGTCCATCTACGACAACAGGCGATGTTAAACGGAACGTGTCAGTGCAGGTGAGCAGAATTTTAAACGAAACAACGTACCATCACAGCCGATTGCCGGTATCTTATTTATTAGCAGTGGTAGTATGTTACGTACATGTCACCTAAAATCAAAGAGTTACAGAATGTAAAACAGCTGAGCTATCATGAGCGAATAATCAAAGCATATTCATGCCAAGGcagcaaaatttttttattaaaaatattaaattaaatttgtgatCTAAGCTAATTTTCTTGATTGAACAGCAGATGCAAGACTGGCCCTCCATCATAgatgattgatgatgatgtcTCATCCTTTTCTGGCATCAGAGAAGCCAACCCCACCTGGAAGTTGTGATTGGGTACAATTTCTTGCTTGACGTTCGTCTCTATGAATCTGCAAAAGACACCAACatgcaaattaataaaataaacggcttttttttcattctgatataaattataagcACATCAATTGATTAACTTGGGGTATTAGCTTCCGGAGTGTCCGTATGAAACTATGAATTATATGCCTGCCCAAGTAAGAAGAAAGTTACAAGGTAACAATTCTAAACAACAAATACTTGATGCAAAGCACTATTCTGGAGTGATATAATGAGAATATGGGATAGTAAATGcgaaaattaattagaagtTTGTTAAAACTCCTGcaagataaaaaatgataaccaaactctttcaaaaaaatttggtgCAAAGTAATAGTACGAAAATTGTATCTATCAAAACACTAAATTGGACTCCCAACTCCATGATAGATAGACGACTGTTCTGACAACAACAATGATAAGGTGAACATTCACATGTAAGAAAATGCACTTACACACTCACATGTATGTTAAGGATTACCAAGATGCTTATTCTATTTCACAGATCTGAGGAGGGCTATCAATGAATGCAGGGAAAGATAATGCATCTGATTACTTACGTGGAAGTGAGTAGTCCTTCGTTTGGGAATGTTGACATGCCCTGTCGTTGCTTGTGCTTAGGATTTGCAGagcaaattacaaatatatgtCCACGACGTTTAACTATCTTGCAGAACTGGCACAGCTTCTTCACGGATGATCGAACCTTCATGGTTACTGGAAAGTGGAAGTTAATTAGAGCCATcaaaatactctctctctctctctctctctatgtgtgtatatatatatagagtcaTTATCTAATCAGGATTCCCCTAAGAAAGTTAATGAAGATGTCAATAAGTTCATCATATGTTTAATCCGAtggaattaaaatttgatttcttgtGCTTCCAATCCCACATTTtcttcccaaaaaaaaaaaaactttgtatAAACAGGTCAAGTGATCCACAAAAAGGAGCAAAACTTAGCAATCGATTACACAAGACTCAATTTGCCTTGTCTAGCTCTGGAGACGATAAACAATTATAAACAGCTGAAAAACCCTGCGGATATTGGTATTGCAAATAATTCATCAAAGTAGCCATTTCTAATGAACGAATTCTACCGCGAAACAGATTTTTCACATAAAGCAAATTGACTTGCAAGACCCCACAATTgcaacttaaaattttcaattacaaaaatataaaaataaattcattttctctaAGACTCTGACTGTGTGAATACCAAAAGGTGGTGGCTGGTGAATGCTGTGAAGCGGCGGCGGCATCAGCGGTCGAGCGAGCGTTGAGCGAGCAGCGGTGGCGTCCATTCACGAATTGCGGCGGCAGGAACAAAGAGGCGGCTGTGGCGACGGCGAGAAGGATTTTATTACGGTGCTCTAGGTTCACGCCGCCTTTCGGTAACACTTCCTATAatggtttttaaaaataaaatgaaaaaagttggACTGTTGGCAGTTAGGGATGACAATTGTCTTCGTAAATCCACCCAAATTAACTCATTAAAATCCACCTGTATAATTTTGTGGATTGTGAGTGagtttagtattaaaaattgaaatccgCATTACCTTATGGGTGAGTTTAGCATTATCTAAATATTTGGTGGATACTTACATGAATATCCGTCAAACCTAGGAGTGGGCAAAATCGAGTTCggatcaacccgatcgggtttcgggttgaatgaaaattgatcCGAACTCAACCCGAACTTATAACCCGActcgatccgatccgaatatAATTCGGGTTGAGTTCGGATCGGATCACATGCGGGTTAGATGCGGTTCGGGTTAgatttgaatcaatttggatTATTCGAGTCTACTCAGGTCGGATACAATTCAACAATACATAATTACCTATTATTAACAACCACCAAATaccaattaaatattaatctttcacacataatatataatatacatCTATAGCATCACTGTCGAAGGCTCAAAACTTCCAAAACCCAAAGTCAACAGCCAAAATTCAGGTTGCAGCTTACCAAGTTCGAATGGGTGTTGTCGGGTTCGAATAGACCTTTAATCAGATTAGGTGATTGTGGAGGATTAGAGACATGGAGGTGGCGCAACAGATCTAGTACTTCGTAGCAGTAGATTGGCTTCGGTTGGCGTCGAATCTTAGTGGTTGCTGCGTCTGGCGTTGGATCTTAGCTTCGGTTGGTGTCAGCTTCggttgtgtgtgtgtttgtgtttcatttatttgggggAGGCTGGGGGTTGGCTGTCGTCAATGGGCTGCAAGTGAGGGAGGTTGTGGGTGGTGGGTGAGTGGCCGTGTACGTGGGTTGGTTGTCGGCAGTGggttgttgctgctgctgtgCTGCGTGTGCTGTTGTTAATGTGTTATTTGTGCGTGTTTGTAAtcgtttgtgtgtgtgtgtgtgcccTTTGTGTGTAGTTGCAATCGTTTGTGTGTGTGCCCGACTTGTGTTTGactttgtgtttgtgtgtatTGTGAAATGTGAATATGTTGTTTGTGTGTGGCGTGTGTGTTTAgatttaggttttttttttaaagcaacccgatcgggtttcacCATTTTCATCCGATCGGGTTTCTTTTATAACTCAATTCGATCCGAACTCGAAATTTTTCTGGTCGGATCGAGTATTTTGTCAACCCCTAGTCAAACCCACAACTTTTTTTctccaatatttttaatgtaattttaattgaaaaaataatttaatctaaaaatatatcaattaaataaatgtaaagtaCAAACATGTCATGTGTGGTGTGTGCAAGTTGCAACTCATAACCTAACCTGAAGGAAACTcaaatgatttcttttttacctGTAAGCAGCAGCTACAAAACCTAACATTCCAAACTATTTCCCTTTCACCCATGAGTACTAGCCTCACACCCATTTCCCTTTCACTCGTGAGTCGCAACCACACACCCATGAATTTTTTATGGCATTTGTGGTTATTTTTATggatttatatatttcatacttaaatttgagaatttgtgttcgattgatgttgaaattttaattttttatttacattgattaaatttaaaattgagtatgttatgtGGAATTTTAgcttattaatataaatttacatattaaatatttatgatttaaaatgTGAAAACCTACAAAAAATCGGTTGCATACCATTACGGATTTGGTAATTGTCAAAATATGCAGAAGGTgggttttcttaaaaaattaaagcctACAACAGGTGCAGGTGCGGgtttagtaatttaaattttgtacaaATGCGGGTTTGATAATAGCAAATCCGCTGCGGGTGGTGCCAATTATCATTCCTAGTTGGCACCCTTCAATGTTCTCTTATAACCCCTTTTGGTTCTTTACAATTCCACCCTTGATTGCATAAAGACTTAAGAGTAAAGAAAGAGTACATGAAGAACCACTCGGTCAAATGTCGATGAtgagcatataatatatacatgttttacccgtaattatataattgttaattatttttattttttttaattaactgaattattttattgaacatGGAATAAATTAgagattatggataaaaagagaataaagaaGTTCATTTTGCAAAGTAATGAagattaaattagaaattaattgaaaGACATGAATTAATAGAAGTCAAGAAGATAAAAATTGTAAGgcaatttcttcaaataatgAACGGTGGGCATGCATTTAGAAAACAAAGATTTAGTGATGGAAATTGCATGTGCATGGCAGTTGGCGCTATATATTATGGAAAGCAATTTAAAGGGACCCGTGATTTGGCTTTCGAAAGTGGAAAGAAATTGATGGATTATGGTGTTGACAAGTAATGGTGGCATTAATTAGAAAGTTTGATTTTAGAATTGCGAAAAGGATTGGAATTAGAATCCAAATTGGATTCAGCCAATAAAGCATAGAGATTTGGCCAATAATTGCACGGTCATGGGGCATTATTATATAAAGCTCGTACATTAGACAATTGAAGGAGGGAGCGTTCgacagagagagaagaagtagcagcaatttaatttttcatggttggttttatttattttgttgttctcAATTGAAATatgtctaattaatttttttatcctaagattaagaatgaaatcatattcaatgaaataatttttatttttatttaattaattcactgTATATGTTCTTAAAAgtttatggtttttattttacatgattagttggatgttattaaatcttttcaCCAATTCTATCAAAAATGATTAGTTGGAtgtttttaaatcttttcacTAATTCtatcatgcattattgattgttaggattaatatcTTACTAAATCTATGCTTGGATTTGGATCTCTAAAGTCTATATAAGATTACCTTTGACTCGgtgtcttttattaaattgtttacatagagTGTTTAGaaaaactttgactctttgttatttaatatgtttacatgagatGCTTAGATATTATACTATTAACCAGAAGAAGAACCTACAcaagattaatattaatgggacttaatttttatatccaTGAAATGGCATAGATTGATTTcaagttgtcactctaaaattaagGATTAATTAACAATCAGATAATTGttagttgaatagtggtggattctaAAACCTTGATAACCTTTGTCTTATTGAATTTCCATaaactttatttgttttcttagttttattagttttatttctcttaaaaactcaatttgctcaactaggttaggattaattaattttagatttaaattaaacttttcaatttataacaaaccATGTGAGTTCGACCTCGTTACTACTATTTTATGtttagattcgtgcgcttgcgaatatattaaaaattttcacaacagcCCGAGTGGCTATAACCACTCTCTCACAACtatgatttaatttctttccttAAATTTAAGTGAATGTAGTATTCTCCCTTttaaaatgtgagtggagttgATGTCCCCTAAATATTAGAGAACTACTAGTCCCAGTAATTATCCGATTGtaaaaattagttataatctcatataatatgaattgtaatatgaataatagtctcatgtaattaaaaaaaaaaaaggaaagaaagagtACATGAAGGCTTATTATACTTGCTAGatgtctttaataattcacTGTATATCATGAAATTTCCTTTTAGTTTCAAAACTCGTTATCAACTAGTAGTCATAGTCAACTGGTAGTCATAGGGGAAGTTGaacaataatttgattttgataaacaTTCTTTGAACTTCTATATTTTACATATAACCTACTAGAGCTAATCCAACGGCAAACTCACTACACAATAAGGAAGAGATCTCAATAAATTAAGGTTACTTTCAATATTCATAGAGTGTTACAAGTgattatatgatttttaaatattttattgaggTATATTCAGAAAAGGGCGGGATGCCAATAACTccacttaaaaaagaaaaaaaaagaagaagaacagGCCCGTCTTACAGTAGAACTCATTCTCAAAACTGGGCCCAAGTACTAGCACTTGTATGTTATAAGCCCGTGTTGCCATTACAAAACCCTTCTTTCAAATTGGGGTCCGCAATGATTCATAGGTTGGGTTGGATAAACTGGGCGACTTTGCGCCGGATCCCACAGATAGGTAGTAGGTACTAGACATCCTTCCTGAATTACAGAAGTCTAAAAAGTTGCAATGGGTTTTATCCACCACTAGGTAGTACTGTAGTAGGTAAACATTTTCTCAATATTAGTCAAGAGTACATCATTAAACACAAGCATTTTCTCTTGCCCCTAAAATCTTTCCACACCTTAGATATTTCCAGCAAATATACTTCTTCCGTATAGCTAATTCCGAGAGTAATAACTTGGAAATCGACTAGTAGAAGAATTAAACCAAACACTTAAAGCATgcatttttaaaatgtgaCCATGGTAACATAGATTGAAATAAAGCAGCAACGCCAACAAAACATCCAAAGGCAGCAC encodes:
- the LOC102606763 gene encoding uncharacterized protein LOC102606763 isoform X3, with protein sequence MVTPYTWIDHFLACMGGCFGCCTKSTPIIAVDEPTKGLRIQGRAVKKPSISDDFWSTSTCDLENSAVQSQRSISSISTSNQTLNHCSGTSSNSDFVNHGLILWNQVRMQWIGSSKSENRTQQSWESKSSWPATYESLLGTKNPFPRPIPLSEMVDLLVDVWEHEGLYD
- the LOC102606763 gene encoding uncharacterized protein LOC102606763 isoform X2 encodes the protein MVTPYTWIDHFLACMGGCFGCCTKSTPIIAVDEPTKGLRIQGRAVKKPSISDDFWSTSTCDLENSAVQSQRSISSISTSNQTLNHCSGTSSNSDFVNHGLILWNQVRMQWIGSSKSENRTQQSWESKSSSWPATYESLLGTKNPFPRPIPLSEMVDLLVDVWEHEGLYD
- the LOC102606763 gene encoding uncharacterized protein LOC102606763 isoform X1; this encodes MVTPYTWIDHFLACMGGCFGCCTKSTPIIAVDEPTKGLRIQGRAVKKPSISDDFWSTSTCDLENSAVQSQRSISSISTSNQTLNHCSGTSSNSDFVNHGLILWNQVRMQWIGSSKSENRTQQSWESKSSTLDFLALSSWPATYESLLGTKNPFPRPIPLSEMVDLLVDVWEHEGLYD
- the LOC102631360 gene encoding uncharacterized protein LOC102631360, with product MDATAARSTLARPLMPPPLHSIHQPPPFVTMKVRSSVKKLCQFCKIVKRRGHIFVICSANPKHKQRQGMSTFPNEGLLTSTFIETNVKQEIVPNHNFQVGLASLMPEKDETSSSIIYDGGPVLHLLFNQEN